In Cyclopterus lumpus isolate fCycLum1 chromosome 9, fCycLum1.pri, whole genome shotgun sequence, a single genomic region encodes these proteins:
- the LOC117736605 gene encoding erythroblast NAD(P)(+)--arginine ADP-ribosyltransferase-like has translation MAMKVVWAAVLLAYGVSTGAAMDPGASGSTQTFTLDMAETSVDDRYFGCDHRMEGELANNYLQNERNADTDFKFSWDAAVSMYDANYNKKNPVHNDPSAPDLTKDEVIAIYTYTSAPGHFYQPFNEAVRTQGPQYKTTFKFHALHYYLTKAVQHLKVSKCLTVYRRTKVNFRPVKVNSEVRFGSFASSSKYDLNSKWLSADNFGSQTCFEVVTCMGGNVLEYAKFETEAEVLIPPYEKFKVTSVETKSTKPGLPCAVVYKLKSTGASSKYNCALFSK, from the exons ATGGCGATGAAGGTCGTTTGGGCCGCGGTGCTGCTCGCGTACGGAGTCTCTACGGGCGCTGCAATG GACCCCGGTGCGTCGGGCTCTACCCAGACATTCACACTGGACATGGCTGAGACCTCCGTTGACGACCGGTACTTCGGCTGTGATCACCGGATGGAAGGAGAGTTGGCAAACAATTACCTGCAGAATGAGAGGAATGCGGACACGGACTTCAAATTTTCCTGGGATGCTGCGGTGTCGATGTACGATGCGAATTACAACAAAAAGAATCCAGTGCACAACGACCCAAGCGCACCGGACCTGACAAAAGACGAGGTCATTGCCATCTACACCTACACCTCTGCCCCGGGACACTTCTATCAGCCTTTTAATGAAGCCGTTCGAACCCAGGGACCTCAGTACAAGACCACTTTCAAGTTCCACGCGCTCCACTATTACCTGACTAAAGCCGTTCAACATCTCAAAGTTAGCAAGTGTCTCACCGTCTACCGCAGAACCAAGGTGAACTTCAGGCCCGTCAAGGTCAACTCGGAGGTTCGCTTCGGCTCTTTTGCCTCGAGCTCAAAGTATGACCTCAACTCCAAGTGGTTGAGCGCCGACAACTTTGGAAGCCAGACGTGTTTTGAGGTCGTCACGTGCATGGGAGGAAACGTCCTAGAGTACGCCAAGTTCGAGACAGAAGCAGAGGTCCTGATTCCCCCGTACGAGAAGTTCAAAGTCACATCCGTGGAGACCAAGTCCACGAAACCGGGTCTCCCGTGCGCCGTGGTCTATAAGCTGAAGAGCACAGGTGCATCATCCAAATACAATTGCGCTCTTTTCTCAAAGTAA
- the LOC117736756 gene encoding erythroblast NAD(P)(+)--arginine ADP-ribosyltransferase-like, which produces MAMKVVWAAVLLAYGVSTGAAMDPGASGSTQTFTLDMATTSVDDRYVGCDHRMEGELANNYLQNERNADKDFKFSWDAAVKMYDANYNKKNPVHNDPSAPDLTKDEVIAIYTYTSAPGHFYQPFNEAVRTQGPQYKTTFKFHALHYYLTKAVQHLKVSKCLTVYRRTKVNFRPVKVNSEVRFGSFASSSRFDLNSKMLSADNFGSQTCFEVVTCMGGNVLEYAKFETEAEVLIPPYEKFKVTSVETKSTKPGLPCAVVYKLKSTGASSKYNCALFSK; this is translated from the exons ATGGCGATGAAGGTCGTTTGGGCCGCGGTGCTGCTCGCGTACGGAGTCTCTACGGGCGCTGCAATG GACCCCGGTGCGTCGGGCTCTACCCAGACATTCACACTGGACATGGCTACGACCTCCGTTGACGACCGGTACGTGGGCTGTGATCACCGGATGGAAGGAGAGTTGGCAAACAATTACCTGCAGAATGAGAGGAATGCGGACAAGGACTTCAAATTTTCCTGGGATGCTGCGGTGAAGATGTACGATGCGAATTACAACAAAAAGAATCCAGTGCACAACGACCCAAGCGCACCGGACCTGACAAAAGACGAGGTCATTGCCATCTACACCTACACCTCTGCCCCGGGACACTTCTATCAGCCTTTTAATGAAGCCGTTCGAACCCAGGGACCTCAGTACAAGACCACTTTCAAGTTCCACGCGCTCCACTATTACCTGACTAAAGCCGTTCAACATCTCAAAGTTAGCAAGTGTCTCACCGTCTACCGCAGAACCAAGGTGAACTTCAGGCCCGTCAAGGTCAACTCGGAGGTTCGCTTCGGCTCTTTTGCCTCGAGCTCAAGGTTTGACCTCAACTCCAAGATGTTGAGCGCCGACAACTTTGGAAGCCAGACGTGTTTTGAGGTCGTCACGTGCATGGGAGGAAACGTCCTAGAGTACGCCAAGTTCGAGACAGAAGCAGAGGTCCTGATTCCCCCGTACGAGAAGTTCAAAGTCACATCCGTGGAGACCAAGTCCACGAAACCGGGTCTCCCGTGCGCCGTGGTCTATAAGCTGAAGAGCACAGGTGCATCATCCAAATACAATTGCGCTCTTTTCTCAAAGTAA